One stretch of Balneolaceae bacterium DNA includes these proteins:
- a CDS encoding WbqC family protein → MKYSDRDWENRNKIMTQHGPHWLSVPVHQESSDQLILNSHISEHEKKWPKKHKRTIQMNSFGTPCFEEVFPLLEELYDREWERLMDINLYFVDLVCDYLDIDCRFLKASDLEAEGEGEELLLWICREREATESTCPARWDGNYLTPELWEEAGITLTFHDYDYPEYEQGKASSSPGSPSWTC, encoded by the coding sequence GTGAAATATTCAGACAGGGACTGGGAGAACCGCAACAAGATCATGACCCAGCATGGTCCCCACTGGCTCTCGGTGCCCGTCCACCAGGAGAGCAGCGACCAGCTGATTCTCAACTCCCATATATCGGAACATGAGAAAAAGTGGCCGAAGAAGCACAAGCGCACCATACAGATGAACTCATTCGGGACGCCCTGTTTCGAGGAAGTCTTTCCCCTTCTGGAAGAGCTGTACGACCGGGAGTGGGAACGGCTGATGGATATCAACCTTTACTTCGTGGACCTGGTGTGCGATTACCTCGACATCGATTGCCGATTTCTCAAGGCCTCCGACCTGGAGGCGGAAGGGGAGGGGGAGGAGCTGCTGCTGTGGATCTGCCGCGAGCGGGAAGCCACGGAGAGTACCTGTCCGGCCCGCTGGGACGGAAACTACCTCACCCCCGAGCTCTGGGAAGAGGCGGGCATCACGCTCACCTTTCACGATTACGACTACCCGGAATACGAGCAGGGGAAGGCGAGTTCGTCCCCTGGCTCTCCATCGTGGACCTGCTGA
- the pseF gene encoding pseudaminic acid cytidylyltransferase — protein sequence MNRIAVIPARGGSKRIPRKNIREFCGRPLIGWSIEAALDSGLFDRIIVSTDDEEIAEVARSEGAEVPFMRPDRLADDYTGTGPVIRHAVEWVLEHGERPDYICTIYATAPFVRAEDLKEGLAKLREADDAHKSFSVTSFPFPIQRAIRITGEGRVEMFQPEHEKTRSQDLEEAYHDAGQFYWSTLEGVLEDVPTFSHASVPVILPRHRVQDIDTPEDWKSAERLFRVFQHSSKS from the coding sequence ATGAATCGCATCGCCGTTATCCCCGCCCGCGGGGGCAGCAAGCGCATCCCGCGAAAGAACATCAGGGAATTCTGCGGGCGCCCCCTCATCGGATGGTCCATCGAGGCGGCCCTCGACTCGGGGCTGTTCGACAGGATCATCGTCTCGACGGACGACGAGGAGATCGCCGAAGTGGCCCGCTCCGAGGGGGCCGAGGTGCCCTTTATGCGTCCCGACCGCCTGGCCGACGACTACACCGGCACGGGACCGGTGATCCGCCACGCTGTGGAGTGGGTGCTGGAACACGGCGAACGCCCCGATTATATATGTACCATCTACGCCACCGCTCCCTTCGTACGGGCCGAAGACCTCAAAGAGGGGCTCGCGAAGCTCAGGGAGGCCGACGACGCCCACAAGTCCTTCTCCGTCACCTCCTTTCCCTTTCCCATCCAGCGCGCCATTCGCATCACCGGGGAGGGACGCGTGGAGATGTTCCAGCCCGAGCACGAGAAGACCCGCTCGCAGGACCTGGAGGAGGCCTACCACGACGCGGGGCAGTTCTACTGGAGTACCCTGGAGGGGGTGTTGGAGGACGTGCCCACCTTTTCCCACGCCAGCGTGCCCGTCATCCTGCCGCGGCATCGGGTGCAGGATATTGATACGCCGGAAGACTGGAAGAGTGCTGAAAGACTCTTTCGAGTCTTTCAGCACTCTTCCAAGTCTTAA
- a CDS encoding transketolase C-terminal domain-containing protein, whose product MAHSGTDSKTKTKQDEPVLIGKAGDSLREAFGKALVKYADEFPEMVVLDADIAGGTGTHHFQEARPDRFFQFGIAEQNMMATAGGMAGVGLLPVVTTFAVFCLRAIEQARLSIAYSERNVKIVASHPGLDVGPDGGSAQALEDLAAYRAIPTMTVISPCDPLEVELATRAILAFDGPVYMRSGRSPARRILDESYEFEIGKGRILRDGSDVTLIGCGVETARALDAAEILEGEGVSARVVNMSTIKPIDHELVKRCAEETGAIVTAEDHNVYGGLGSAVAEAVAQHAPCPMELVGVQDVFGESGDPEELAEHYGLTGPHIAEAARKVIRRK is encoded by the coding sequence ATGGCACATTCTGGAACGGACAGTAAAACCAAAACCAAGCAGGACGAACCGGTACTGATCGGCAAGGCGGGGGACTCCCTCCGCGAGGCCTTCGGCAAGGCGCTGGTGAAATACGCGGACGAATTTCCCGAGATGGTGGTGCTCGACGCCGACATCGCGGGGGGCACCGGCACCCACCACTTCCAGGAGGCCCGCCCGGACCGTTTTTTCCAGTTCGGCATCGCCGAGCAGAACATGATGGCCACCGCCGGCGGCATGGCCGGGGTGGGACTCCTTCCCGTGGTGACCACCTTCGCCGTCTTCTGCCTGCGCGCCATCGAACAGGCCCGCCTCTCCATCGCCTACTCGGAACGCAACGTCAAGATTGTGGCTTCGCACCCGGGGCTGGATGTGGGACCCGACGGCGGTTCGGCGCAGGCGCTGGAAGACCTGGCCGCCTACCGCGCCATCCCCACCATGACGGTCATCTCGCCCTGCGACCCCCTGGAGGTGGAGCTGGCCACCCGCGCCATCCTGGCCTTCGACGGGCCGGTCTACATGCGCAGCGGGCGCAGCCCGGCGCGGCGCATCCTGGACGAATCCTACGAATTTGAAATCGGCAAGGGACGCATCCTGCGCGACGGCTCCGACGTAACCCTCATCGGCTGCGGGGTGGAGACCGCCCGGGCCCTGGACGCCGCCGAAATCCTCGAGGGCGAGGGCGTCTCCGCACGCGTGGTGAATATGTCCACCATCAAGCCCATCGACCACGAGCTGGTGAAGCGCTGCGCCGAGGAGACGGGCGCCATCGTGACCGCAGAGGACCATAATGTGTACGGGGGACTGGGCAGCGCCGTGGCGGAGGCGGTGGCGCAGCACGCGCCCTGTCCCATGGAACTGGTGGGCGTACAGGACGTCTTCGGCGAATCGGGCGACCCCGAGGAGCTGGCCGAACACTACGGCCTCACCGGTCCCCACATCGCAGAAGCCGCGCGCAAGGTCATCCGCCGCAAGTAA
- a CDS encoding sulfotransferase domain-containing protein, with translation MKILHRIANALPGELLSRLDRYLPEGSSELLFPLPLRNELFLRKVLRRGDGVVFVSSYPRSGNTWLRKLLADLMLQKNGRQTDTTLPIHHDKLIPDRDFNAVAEAERLPHAPGLTVKTHDRIETIQKLYPASRRGEVRHIYIYRNPADALVSHYHFHLRYEHLADKLGNTGVDAFCLEQFDSWKEHVESYLEAFEGGEEAIFILSYEQLSENAVPLLLELCEWLDFPVEPGQAERAVEHHRFKKLQQKEAVDPVNEEELFFRKGKVGGGREELQTSTLEELDRRSEALLRRGDACLGSRIS, from the coding sequence ATGAAGATCTTACACCGAATCGCGAACGCCCTGCCGGGCGAGCTGCTTTCGCGTCTCGACCGCTACCTGCCCGAAGGCTCCTCGGAGCTGCTCTTCCCGCTGCCCCTGCGCAACGAGCTCTTCCTGCGAAAGGTGCTGCGCCGGGGAGATGGCGTGGTCTTCGTCAGCTCCTATCCCCGCTCTGGCAACACCTGGCTGCGCAAGCTGCTGGCGGACCTCATGCTGCAGAAGAACGGGCGCCAGACCGACACCACCCTCCCCATCCATCACGACAAGCTCATTCCCGACCGCGATTTCAACGCGGTGGCGGAGGCCGAAAGGCTGCCGCATGCGCCCGGACTGACGGTCAAGACGCACGATCGCATCGAAACGATCCAGAAGCTCTACCCGGCCTCCCGCCGGGGCGAGGTGCGCCACATCTACATCTACCGCAATCCGGCGGATGCACTGGTCTCCCACTACCATTTTCACCTGCGCTACGAACACCTGGCGGACAAGCTGGGGAACACCGGCGTGGACGCCTTCTGCCTGGAGCAGTTCGACAGCTGGAAAGAGCACGTGGAGAGCTACCTGGAGGCCTTCGAGGGCGGCGAGGAGGCCATCTTTATCCTCTCCTACGAACAGCTCTCGGAGAACGCTGTACCCCTGCTGCTGGAACTCTGCGAATGGCTGGACTTTCCCGTGGAGCCCGGACAGGCGGAGCGCGCGGTGGAACACCACCGCTTCAAGAAGCTGCAGCAGAAAGAAGCCGTCGACCCGGTCAACGAAGAGGAACTCTTCTTTCGCAAAGGCAAGGTGGGGGGAGGCAGGGAGGAGCTGCAGACCTCCACGCTTGAGGAGTTGGACCGGCGGAGCGAGGCCCTGCTGCGTCGCGGCGACGCCTGCCTGGGCAGCCGGATCTCTTGA
- a CDS encoding SDR family NAD(P)-dependent oxidoreductase, translated as MMQLEDKIAFVTGGSRGIGKAIALEMAREGARVAFTYVANEEAAEETADLITQETGSKPLVLQMEVRDRASVQEALQACVEHFGGLHVLVNNAGVNNPTDFGTGDRRGVTGTRCWT; from the coding sequence ATGATGCAGTTAGAGGACAAGATCGCATTCGTTACCGGCGGAAGCCGCGGCATAGGAAAAGCCATCGCCCTGGAAATGGCCCGCGAGGGCGCCCGGGTGGCCTTTACCTACGTAGCCAACGAGGAGGCGGCCGAAGAGACCGCCGATCTCATCACCCAAGAGACCGGCAGCAAGCCGCTGGTACTACAGATGGAGGTGCGCGACCGCGCCTCCGTGCAGGAGGCCTTGCAGGCCTGCGTGGAGCACTTCGGGGGACTTCACGTGCTGGTGAACAACGCCGGCGTTAACAACCCGACGGACTTCGGCACAGGTGACCGACGAGGAGTGACCGGGACGAGGTGCTGGACGTAA
- a CDS encoding ATP-grasp domain-containing protein produces the protein MSYKYNPRGEGKSDGRWLIVIGGSDSQFPYIGSARDLGLNTLVFDRDPAAVGGEIAHHHEVCSTHDAGEILRRCEELLDPGQVAGCMTSSSHQKALASTAAVVEHYGLRGISRETVRRTTDKDLWKELLRDADIPTPRWERVERGGELGKLLDQEEALILKPASGGVGSAGVSLVRKGDPEAERLLWEACEASSDHSALAERWVEGPEYSVDGYVSRGNCRVAGISRKYVRGADENFVIEGYAMGALDRDTERLLKKTAVRVCRALEIDHSFFSLDVKVSGHTAWVVDLGPLLDAKMDRLLWYAGRSVYELGVRLALRGEHEWPVEDGDAPPFNGFDRPEAWSKVAMPSPQTLSFSGGKALRFLYAEREGKLRDDGPLSFLKKVDSVHELPFTFELEKEEGETVRPPRSVADTVGWLMHHSVPAEKVWARIQAIDAEELFSVL, from the coding sequence ATGTCGTACAAGTATAATCCACGTGGGGAGGGGAAGTCGGACGGGCGGTGGCTTATCGTCATCGGGGGCAGCGATTCGCAGTTTCCCTACATCGGCAGCGCCCGCGACCTGGGCCTGAACACCCTGGTCTTTGACCGGGATCCCGCGGCCGTCGGGGGAGAAATTGCCCACCACCACGAAGTGTGCAGCACGCACGACGCCGGGGAGATCCTGCGCCGCTGCGAGGAGCTGCTGGATCCCGGACAGGTGGCCGGCTGCATGACCTCCTCCTCGCACCAGAAGGCCCTGGCGTCCACTGCCGCGGTGGTGGAACACTACGGGCTGCGGGGCATCAGCCGGGAGACGGTGCGGCGGACCACCGACAAGGACCTCTGGAAGGAGTTGCTCCGGGATGCTGACATCCCCACGCCCCGCTGGGAACGGGTGGAGCGGGGCGGCGAGCTCGGTAAACTGCTGGACCAGGAAGAAGCCCTGATCCTGAAACCCGCTTCGGGCGGCGTGGGCTCCGCCGGCGTAAGCCTGGTGCGGAAAGGGGACCCGGAGGCGGAGAGGCTGCTGTGGGAGGCCTGCGAGGCCTCCTCCGACCACAGCGCCCTGGCCGAAAGGTGGGTGGAGGGGCCCGAATACTCGGTGGACGGCTACGTGAGCCGGGGCAACTGCCGCGTGGCCGGCATCAGCCGCAAGTACGTGCGGGGAGCCGACGAGAACTTTGTCATCGAGGGCTACGCCATGGGAGCGCTGGACCGCGACACGGAGCGCCTCCTGAAGAAAACGGCCGTGCGCGTTTGCCGCGCCCTGGAGATCGACCACAGTTTTTTCAGCCTGGACGTGAAGGTGTCCGGCCATACCGCCTGGGTGGTGGACCTGGGTCCCCTGCTGGACGCCAAGATGGACCGCCTGCTCTGGTATGCCGGGCGCAGCGTGTACGAGCTGGGGGTGCGGCTGGCCCTTCGCGGAGAGCATGAATGGCCGGTGGAGGACGGGGACGCTCCTCCCTTCAATGGCTTCGACCGCCCGGAGGCGTGGAGCAAGGTGGCGATGCCCTCGCCGCAGACCCTCTCCTTCAGCGGGGGAAAAGCGCTCCGTTTCCTCTACGCCGAACGGGAAGGCAAGCTGCGGGACGACGGCCCCCTCAGCTTCCTAAAAAAAGTGGACAGCGTCCACGAACTGCCCTTTACCTTTGAGCTGGAGAAAGAAGAAGGCGAAACGGTCCGCCCCCCGCGCTCCGTGGCCGATACCGTGGGCTGGCTCATGCACCACAGCGTGCCGGCCGAAAAGGTGTGGGCGCGCATACAGGCCATCGACGCGGAAGAGCTCTTCAGCGTCCTCTAG
- a CDS encoding transketolase: MTTDNLETSREFARQIRRDALALLYHAGSGHPGGSLSSADLVAWLWQNELHYRAGEWEREDRNRLVLSKGHCVPIIYAAAGNSGLIDPSEAADLRHIGTRLQGHAHVGDTPWVETSTGSLGQGFSVSIGMAMGLRHRGIGSRVYAIVGDGEMQEGEIWEGAMCAAHHGLDNLTAILDYNKMQSDDLNENIMGIAPIVDKWRSFNWEVQEIDGHDMEQIASAVAKAKEVKGRPQMIVAHTIKGKGVSYMEGVPTWHGSAKIKKDEFITALEELGITNEDMKPYLNGTFWNGQ, encoded by the coding sequence ATGACCACCGATAACCTGGAAACAAGCAGGGAGTTCGCCCGGCAGATCCGCCGCGACGCCCTCGCCCTGCTCTACCACGCGGGCTCCGGCCATCCGGGCGGATCCCTCTCCTCGGCCGACCTCGTGGCCTGGCTCTGGCAGAACGAACTGCATTACCGCGCCGGCGAGTGGGAGCGGGAGGACCGCAACCGGCTGGTGCTCTCCAAAGGGCACTGCGTGCCCATCATCTACGCCGCCGCAGGCAACAGCGGACTCATCGACCCCTCCGAGGCGGCGGACCTGCGCCACATCGGCACCCGCCTGCAGGGACACGCCCACGTGGGCGACACCCCCTGGGTGGAGACCAGCACCGGATCGCTGGGACAGGGTTTTTCGGTGAGTATCGGCATGGCGATGGGACTCCGTCACCGCGGCATAGGCTCGCGCGTCTACGCCATCGTGGGCGACGGGGAGATGCAGGAGGGGGAGATCTGGGAGGGCGCCATGTGCGCCGCCCACCACGGGCTGGACAACCTGACGGCCATCCTGGACTACAACAAGATGCAGAGCGACGACCTGAACGAAAACATCATGGGCATAGCACCCATCGTCGACAAGTGGCGCTCCTTCAACTGGGAGGTGCAGGAGATCGACGGGCACGACATGGAGCAGATCGCCTCCGCCGTCGCAAAGGCCAAAGAGGTCAAGGGACGTCCCCAGATGATCGTCGCCCACACCATCAAGGGCAAGGGCGTCTCCTACATGGAGGGCGTGCCCACCTGGCACGGCAGCGCCAAGATCAAAAAAGACGAGTTTATCACGGCGCTCGAGGAACTTGGCATCACCAACGAAGACATGAAACCCTATCTGAATGGCACATTCTGGAACGGACAGTAA
- a CDS encoding N-acetylneuraminate synthase family protein has product MLVSSGCEEPELLHCTSAYPHSPYREANLAAIATLRERTGCRIGWSDHTVEPAVIYRAVHRWKAGTVEAHLDLEGEGAEYGGDTAGCLRRWRRSSATSARVGGPNGERGEAAGPCRRAGWPLADGSERRAAPLQVGARGMEKRKLAERSRGHMAIKVLIVTQAGPEIGLEHLHPLAGAAPRLRERGSGGASSPVRFPRQAGGPWTAFEHTFLEGEWRRCWLGAPSEHRDEEGALPDRAGGRPESRSPASLHREAAGLDGSRGGAPRRGGRTEGPGRQTRPAFHSLLYLSGQ; this is encoded by the coding sequence GTGCTCGTCTCCAGCGGCTGCGAGGAGCCCGAGCTGCTTCACTGCACCTCCGCCTATCCCCACTCTCCCTACCGGGAGGCGAACCTGGCGGCCATCGCCACCCTCCGTGAACGGACCGGCTGCCGGATCGGCTGGTCGGACCATACCGTGGAACCGGCCGTGATCTACCGCGCCGTGCATCGCTGGAAGGCCGGCACCGTGGAAGCTCACCTGGACCTGGAGGGGGAGGGGGCCGAATACGGCGGGGACACTGCTGGCTGCCTGAGGAGATGGCGCCGGTCATCCGCAACATCCGCAAGGGTGGGAGGACCGAACGGAGAAAGGGGAGAAGCAGCCGGTCCCTGCCGGAGAGCCGGATGGCCCCTGGCGGACGGATCCGAGCGACGGGCTGCGCCCCTTCAAGTCGGTGCGAGAGGAATGGAAAAGAGAAAGTTAGCGGAGCGTTCGAGAGGCCACATGGCTATAAAGGTACTCATAGTCACCCAGGCGGGACCCGAGATCGGGCTGGAGCATCTGCACCCGCTCGCTGGGGCCGCGCCGCGCCTGCGCGAGCGGGGGAGCGGAGGTGCGTCTTCTCCTGTTCGGTTCCCCCGTCAAGCGGGAGGACCCTGGACAGCCTTCGAGCACACATTCCTGGAGGGAGAGTGGCGCCGCTGCTGGCTCGGTGCCCCGTCGGAGCACCGGGACGAGGAGGGGGCGCTGCCCGACCGTGCTGGCGGCCGACCTGAGTCCCGATCACCTGCCTCCCTGCACCGCGAGGCTGCTGGACTGGATGGGAGCCGAGGGGGTGCTCCGCGTCGGGGTGGACGGACCGAAGGCCCTGGCCGGCAAACTCGACCTGCTTTTCATTCCCTCCTTTATCTTTCCGGGCAGTAA
- a CDS encoding DUF4147 domain-containing protein — protein sequence MDPEAFLKTIFTRSLERMEPGARTLSWLERHGKEKNALPEGRPVWMLAAGKAALPMSAAAAEWLGGRLQGGLVACPRGKEGRSGPKVNQDLDYVEAAHPLPDEGSLEAGGRAVELVKGIPREGVLLALISGGASSLLCLPEGEVSLDDLRGAYKKLLASGEDIAAVNAARKRMSAIKGGRLLRHLRPEAGLLNLVVSDVPGDDPALVGSGPTVPPEITEQRRPHRTEVIASAAQLAREAARVASGQGVTARVESPAYSGRVEELAPRMASRLEACRNGGETGLLIWYGESTVKVTGEGRGGRNQELALRAALEVEGWEGVCWLSADTDGIDGPTDAAGAVASAQTAARARRGGLDPLDFLARNDAYRFHERMGTLLRTGPTGNNLMDLQLVWTGCQEPPDVRF from the coding sequence ATGGACCCCGAAGCCTTTCTGAAAACGATTTTCACCCGCTCCCTGGAGCGCATGGAGCCGGGCGCGCGCACCCTGTCCTGGCTGGAGCGCCACGGGAAGGAGAAGAACGCCCTGCCGGAAGGCCGTCCCGTCTGGATGCTGGCCGCCGGCAAGGCGGCCCTCCCCATGTCGGCCGCCGCCGCGGAATGGCTGGGCGGGCGCCTGCAGGGAGGGCTGGTGGCCTGCCCGCGCGGGAAAGAGGGTAGGTCCGGGCCGAAGGTGAACCAGGACCTGGACTACGTGGAGGCCGCCCACCCGCTGCCCGACGAGGGCAGCCTGGAGGCGGGAGGCCGGGCGGTGGAGCTGGTGAAAGGCATTCCCCGGGAGGGGGTGCTGCTGGCCCTCATCTCCGGGGGCGCCTCCTCGCTGCTCTGCCTGCCGGAGGGGGAGGTGAGCCTGGATGACCTGCGCGGCGCCTACAAGAAATTGCTGGCGTCGGGCGAGGATATTGCCGCGGTCAACGCCGCGCGCAAGCGCATGTCGGCCATCAAAGGCGGCAGGCTGCTGCGGCACCTGCGGCCGGAGGCCGGACTGCTCAACCTGGTGGTATCGGACGTGCCCGGCGACGACCCCGCGCTGGTGGGCAGCGGACCCACGGTGCCCCCGGAAATAACGGAGCAGAGGCGCCCCCACCGCACCGAGGTGATCGCCTCCGCCGCGCAGCTGGCCCGGGAGGCGGCGCGGGTGGCCTCCGGGCAGGGTGTGACGGCGCGGGTGGAATCGCCCGCCTACAGCGGCAGGGTGGAAGAGCTGGCGCCCCGCATGGCCTCCCGGCTGGAGGCGTGCCGCAATGGGGGGGAGACCGGCCTGCTGATCTGGTACGGGGAGAGCACGGTGAAGGTGACCGGGGAGGGACGCGGGGGACGAAACCAGGAGCTGGCCCTGCGGGCGGCCCTGGAAGTGGAAGGCTGGGAGGGCGTCTGCTGGCTGAGCGCGGACACCGACGGCATCGACGGACCCACCGACGCGGCGGGGGCGGTGGCGAGCGCACAGACGGCCGCCCGGGCGCGCCGCGGGGGACTGGACCCGCTCGACTTCCTGGCGCGCAACGACGCCTACCGTTTTCACGAGCGCATGGGCACCCTGCTCAGGACCGGCCCGACAGGCAATAACCTGATGGACCTGCAGCTGGTCTGGACCGGGTGCCAGGAGCCGCCAGATGTTCGCTTTTAA
- a CDS encoding N-acetylneuraminate synthase family protein — MTRFVAEVSSNHNADLERCKAFVRRSADMGWATPVKFQALPGRPSLRTRNPGTCRRWWRAGKSGSCRKRGFPELAETSREAGVEMGCTPFHLEAVDFLEPYVDFFKIASYELLWDDLLARCASTGLPVILSTGHGRSRGDRPCRGGARLQRLRGARAASLHLRLSPLSLPGGEPGGHRHPP, encoded by the coding sequence GTGACCAGATTTGTCGCCGAAGTTTCCTCCAACCACAACGCTGACCTCGAGCGCTGCAAGGCCTTCGTGCGCCGGTCGGCCGATATGGGTTGGGCGACGCCGGTGAAGTTTCAAGCTCTTCCAGGTCGACCGTCTCTTCGCACCCGAAATCCTGGAACGTGCCGAAGGTGGTGGCGAGCCGGGAAGAGTGGGAGCTGCCGGAAGCGTGGTTTCCCCGAGCTGGCTGAAACCAGCCGGGAGGCGGGCGTAGAGATGGGCTGCACGCCCTTCCACCTGGAGGCGGTCGATTTCCTGGAACCCTACGTCGACTTTTTCAAGATCGCCTCCTACGAGCTGCTCTGGGACGACCTGCTGGCCCGCTGCGCATCGACCGGCCTGCCGGTCATCCTCTCCACCGGGCATGGCCGTTCTCGAGGAGATCGCCCATGCCGTGGAGGTGCTCGTCTCCAGCGGCTGCGAGGAGCCCGAGCTGCTTCACTGCACCTCCGCCTATCCCCACTCTCCCTACCGGGAGGCGAACCTGGCGGCCATCGCCACCCTCCGTGA
- a CDS encoding carbamoyltransferase C-terminal domain-containing protein, with protein sequence MTGLFELDQNFYKPGDVAQPHVFRQRLVDLLGGRRGEAGDVPDTWTKKVTVAMQKVSEEIAVHMLDHLHNLTGCPNVVLGGGYFMNCVFNGKVTRLTDFKNVYIPHAPGDNGNSIGAALYLAHNVFGESRMPRYQTSFLGPSFGKEEIEQVLERRNIACRKLEDPARDIARLLSEEGVVAVCNGPMEFGERALGNRSILGDPREAATKDKINSAIKYREAYRPFAPAVPAARVHEYFEVEPGYRCPYMEKVVMVREEHRPNLGAITHVDGSARAQTVDPEENGPFHDIIEAFGEETGIPVVLNTSFNVAGEPIVHSPDDALSTFFNSGLTHLVLGHRYLVEKR encoded by the coding sequence ATGACGGGACTCTTCGAGCTGGACCAGAATTTCTACAAGCCCGGCGACGTGGCCCAGCCGCACGTCTTCCGGCAGCGGCTGGTGGACCTGCTGGGCGGCAGGAGGGGAGAGGCGGGCGACGTGCCGGATACGTGGACCAAGAAGGTGACCGTGGCCATGCAGAAAGTGTCCGAGGAGATCGCCGTCCACATGCTCGACCACCTGCATAACCTCACCGGCTGCCCGAACGTGGTGCTGGGCGGGGGCTATTTCATGAACTGCGTCTTCAACGGCAAGGTCACCCGTCTCACCGATTTCAAGAACGTCTACATCCCGCACGCGCCCGGAGACAACGGAAACAGCATCGGCGCGGCCCTCTACCTGGCGCACAACGTCTTCGGCGAATCCAGAATGCCCCGTTACCAGACCAGTTTCCTGGGCCCCTCCTTCGGGAAGGAGGAGATCGAGCAGGTCCTCGAGCGCAGGAACATCGCCTGCCGCAAGCTGGAGGATCCCGCCCGCGATATCGCCCGCCTGCTGAGCGAAGAGGGTGTGGTGGCGGTGTGCAACGGTCCCATGGAGTTCGGCGAACGGGCGCTGGGCAACCGCTCCATCCTGGGAGATCCGCGCGAGGCCGCGACCAAAGACAAGATCAACAGCGCCATCAAGTACCGGGAGGCCTACCGTCCCTTCGCCCCCGCCGTTCCCGCCGCCCGCGTGCACGAATACTTCGAGGTGGAGCCCGGCTACCGCTGCCCCTATATGGAGAAGGTGGTGATGGTCCGCGAGGAACACCGGCCGAACCTGGGCGCCATTACGCACGTCGACGGCTCCGCCCGCGCGCAGACGGTGGACCCGGAGGAGAACGGCCCTTTTCACGACATCATCGAGGCTTTTGGCGAAGAGACGGGCATTCCGGTGGTGCTCAACACCTCCTTCAACGTGGCCGGCGAGCCCATTGTGCACTCACCCGACGACGCCCTGAGCACTTTTTTTAACAGTGGACTGACCCACCTGGTGCTGGGGCACCGCTACCTGGTGGAGAAGCGGTAG
- a CDS encoding SDR family oxidoreductase — protein sequence MLDVNLKGPIGLLPGGAAAHGRQRGRQHRHDRLGERAVPGGRAPARCAAGARRGSSRPREQWWRVLGAHQYRRRAATPSAAGLIQSEMAAEGMKSAAVQQAAEDIVLSRLGTPEEVAQTAVYLASDASSYITAQTVNVNGGLYF from the coding sequence GTGCTGGACGTAAACCTCAAGGGCCCGATTGGTCTGCTCCCAGGAGGCGCTGCCGCACATGGCCGACAGCGGGGGAGGCAGCATCGCCATGATCGGCTCGGTGAGCGGGCAGTACCGGGGGGCCGCGCACCAGCGCGCTGCGCCGCCGGAGCAAGGCGGGGCTCATCTCGGCCTCGGGAACAGTGGTGGCGCGTTCTCGGCGCGCACCAGTACCGACGTCGCGCTGCAACACCCTCGGCCGCCGGACTCATCCAGTCCGAAATGGCCGCCGAAGGCATGAAGTCGGCCGCCGTGCAGCAGGCCGCCGAGGATATCGTCCTCAGCCGCCTGGGCACTCCCGAAGAGGTGGCCCAGACCGCCGTCTATCTCGCCTCCGACGCCTCCAGCTACATTACCGCCCAGACCGTCAACGTAAACGGCGGACTCTATTTCTAG
- a CDS encoding carbamoyltransferase N-terminal domain-containing protein: MKILGLNHGEINAAAALVVDGEVVAGAAEERFTREKKTKDFPINAVRYCLEAGGLEWEEVDAVAQAWNPGRPGSSSIRWSPAAASTAENDLYAIPDNLYRLTERETDEWVKMSFPDGSAMPPVYHIQHHRTHSANSFYLSEFEEAAILTADWRGEFETTTLGMGSGNSFEILASQNMPHSLGAFYAAFTELLGYQPDSEEWKVMALSAYDVDASDFYQKIRRYGPPSR; the protein is encoded by the coding sequence ATGAAGATACTGGGTCTGAATCACGGGGAGATCAATGCCGCCGCCGCCCTGGTGGTGGACGGAGAGGTGGTGGCCGGCGCGGCCGAAGAGCGCTTCACGAGGGAAAAGAAGACCAAGGATTTTCCCATCAACGCCGTCCGCTACTGCCTGGAGGCAGGCGGACTGGAGTGGGAGGAGGTCGACGCCGTAGCCCAGGCCTGGAACCCCGGGCGGCCTGGATCAAGTTCAATCCGCTGGTCTCCGGCCGCCGCATCCACCGCTGAAAACGATCTTTACGCCATCCCCGACAACCTCTACCGGCTGACGGAGCGCGAGACAGACGAGTGGGTGAAGATGTCCTTCCCCGACGGTTCCGCCATGCCCCCGGTCTATCACATCCAGCACCACCGCACTCACTCGGCCAACAGCTTTTATCTCTCGGAGTTCGAGGAGGCGGCCATCCTGACGGCCGACTGGCGGGGCGAGTTCGAGACCACCACCCTGGGGATGGGAAGCGGCAACTCCTTCGAGATCCTGGCCTCCCAGAACATGCCCCACTCCCTGGGGGCCTTCTACGCGGCCTTCACGGAGCTGCTGGGCTACCAGCCCGACAGCGAGGAGTGGAAGGTGATGGCCCTCTCGGCCTACGACGTGGATGCCTCCGACTTCTACCAGAAGATTCGGCGGTACGGTCCGCCTTCTCGATGA